The DNA region CCGGTGTCGTAGACCGCGACGATCGCCGGATGGTTCAGGGAGGCGGCGTTCTGGGCCTCCCGACGAAACCGCATCTGGAAGGTGGCGTCCCGGGCGAGGTCCGTGCGGAGCATCTTGATCGCGACGTCGCGGCCGAGCCGAAGGTCACGCCCCCGGTGCACCTCGGCCATGCCGCCATACCCGAGCAGCTCGCCGACCTGATACCTGCCACCGAGCAGGCGGGCCTGCGCTGTCATCGCGTCCGTCGTCCTTCGCTCGTCATCGTCTCGTAGCCCGCTCGGGGCTGATCCAGTCGACGGTACGCCGTCCGGGCCGGATCGTCTCGTCCGTCGGGCCCCAGCGCGCCGGACGTCACCGACTGCACGGACCCCACTACCGGCATGCCGCTGTTGATGCTGTCCTTCAGCCTGTAGGAAACCACGCCCGAACAGACCACGACCAGTGTGCCCAGCAGGATCGCCAGGAACACCATGCCGGACCGTGACCGCCTGGGCGCAGGCCGTGACTGACCGCCCTGCGGAGCGTACGCCGGGGGAACCGGGGCCGCACCGCGTGGATAGCCGGTCACCGCCGGTGCGACCGTCGTCGGACGGGGCTGGGCGACCGGCTGCCGCCCGGCGACCGGCAGGTGGCCCGCCGCCGGGGGCCGGTTGATGGCCGGCGGCCGGGGTGCGGCGGGCGAGTGGGGGGCAGCCTGCGGCCTGGGCGCGGCCGGTGAGTGCGGGGCGGCCGGTGGGCGGGGCGGCTGCGGCGCCGGCACCTGGGCCCGCCCGGGAGGGGATGCCGCCGGGCGCCCCGGGGCCGGGGAGGCCGGCGCCGCCGAGATGGGGGCCGACCCACCGGAGCGCGCCTGCCGGGACAGGGCCGCCTTCAACTGCCGGGCGGCTCCGGCCAGCATGGCGGCGCTGGCCCAGCGGTCCTTCGGATCCTTGGCCATCGCCCGCTCGACGAGCGCGCAGACCTGCGGCGGGATGTCCGAGGGCAGGGACCGGGGGGTCTCCCGGACGTGCCGCATGGCGATGTCCAGGGGGTTGTCGCCCTCGAACGGCCGACGCCCGGCCAGACACTGATAGGCGACCACCCCGAGGGCGTACACGTCCGAGGCGGGGGTGGCCACCTGACCGGTGGCCTGCTCCGGCGAGATGTACGAGGCGGTGCCGAGCACGGAACCGGCCGCGGTGAGCTGACCCACCAGCTCGGAGCGGGCGATGCCGAAGTCGGTCAACACCAGGGTGCCGTTGGGGCGGACCAGCAGGTTGCCGGGCTTCACGTCCCGGTGCACGATCCCCTTGACGTGGGCGGCGTGCAGGGCGTCGGCGGCCTGCGCGACCAGCGCCATGGTCCGGGCCGGGGTTAGCCGACCGACCCGGCTGAGGGTGGCCGACAGGGGATCACCCTCGATGTACTCCATCACCAGGAAGGCGATCTGCTGGTCGCTGCCGAAGTCGTAGACGTCGACCACGCCGGGGTGGTTGATCGTCGCCATGGTCCGGGCCTCGCCCCGGAACCGCTCGGCGAAACCCGGCTCGTCCAGCAACGCCGGGAGCAGGCTCTTGACCGCGACCGTACGCCCCAGCACCTGGTCGGTGCCGCGCCAGACGTCACCCATGCCGCCGCTGGCGATCCGCTCGTCCAGGCGGTACCGGTTGCCCAGCTGTACTCCCGGACTGAGCATCAGCGCCCCCCGGGGTCGGCGATGGCGGCGCGCATGATCTGGCCGGCGATCCGGGCGGCCTCGGCGCTGCCGCCGCTGCCCGCCTCCTCCAGCACGACGCAGACCGCCGAGACCGGGTTGCCGTCGGAGTCCAGTGCGAAGCCGATGAACCAGCCGTGGTCGGGCCGGTCCGGCGCGGACTGCGCGGTACCGGTCTTGCCCCCCACGGTGTACCCGTTGATCTGGGCGTTGCGCCCGGTGCCGTTGCGCACCACGCTGACCATCATGTCCCGCAGGTCGCCGGCGACCTGACCGCTGACCGAGCGGCGCAGCTCGCGCGGGTTGGCGGTGTCGTAGACCGTGGTGCGGTCCGGCGCGAGCAGCTGACGCACCAGGTAGGGCCGCATCTGGCTGCCGCCGTTGGCGACCGCCGCAGCGATCATGGCCCCTTCCAGGGGGGTCATCCGCACGTCCCGCTGCCCGATGGAGGACTGGGCCAGCGCGGCCGGGTCGGGACCGCCGTCCGGGTTCTCCATGCTGCCGGTACGGCTGGCCGCGACGCCCTGACCGCCCTCACCGAGCCGGCCCACGGTCAGGTCCTCCTGCTCGAAGCCGAAGTCCTGGGCCTTCTTCTTGATCACGTCGGGGCCGAGCTGCACCCCCAGCTTGGCGAAGCCGGTGTTGCAGGAGTCGGTGACCGCCTTCATCAGGGTCACCTCCGCCTGGGGGCAGATCGAGGGCGCCGCGTTGGTGATCGACTGACCGGAGGTGGGCGGGGTGTAGCTAGGGCCTGCCGAGATGTTGGTGTCCTTGCCGATGCCGTTCTCCAGCGCGGCGGCGGCCACCACGATCTTGAAGGTGGAACCGGGTGGCAGCACCTCCGCGAGGGCCCGGTTGCGCAGCGGACGGGACCGGTCCTGGTCCAGCTTGTTGTACGCCGCCACGGCCTCGTTGGTGTTGTGGCTGGCCAGCGGGTTCGGGTCGAAGCTGGGCATGGAGACCATGGCCTGCACGGCCCCGGTACGCGGATCGATCGCGATCGCCGCCCCCTTGCTGGCCCCCCGGTTGTTGTTGCGCAACTGGTCGTACGCGACGTCCTGAGCACGCGGGGAGAGGGTTAGCAGCACGTTGCCACCGGCGGTGCGGTTGCCGGTGAACATGTCCTTGATCCGGTTGGCGAAGAGCTTGTCGCTGGTGCCGGCCAGGAAGTCGTTCTCGGACCGCTCGATGCCGGTGTCGGCGAGGTTGACCGGCTTGTAGCCGAGGACATGGGCGTACTTCGCCCCACCGGGGTAGGTACGCAGGAAGGTCAGCTTGCCGTCGGTCTCCTTGCTGACCGCCAGGGCGGTGCCGCCTGCCTCGATGTTGCCCCGGCGACGCTCGTACTCGGCCAACTGGACCCGGGTGTTGTAGTCGCTGGTGCGGTACTCGTCGGCCTTGTACCCCTGAACCCAGTTCAGGTTGGCGAAGAGCAGACCGAACAGGACGATGACGACGACACCGACCCGGCGCAGGGGTGCGTTCACGGCTTGATCACCTCCGTGGGGGCACCGTGCAACTGCTCCGGCGGGCCCCCGGTCGGTCGGTTCACCTTGCCGCCGCCGGTGACCGGCCGACGACCGGCGTCGGAGACCCGCAGCAGCACCGCGATGAGCAGCCAGTTCGCCATCAGCGAGGAGCCACCGGCGGACAGGAAGGGGGTGGTCTGGCCGGTCAGCGGGATGAGCTTGCTGATCCCGCCGACGATCACGAAGACCTGCAACGCCAGGGTGAAGGCCAGGCCACCGGCGAGCAGCTTGCCGAAGGAGTCCCGCACCGCCAGGCCGGCCCGCAGTCCTCGCTCCACGATCAGCAGGTAGATCACCAGCAGGGCGGTGAGCCCGAACAGGCCGATCTCCTCACCGATCCCGGCGAAGATGAAGTCGTTCTGCACCTCGGGCAGCTCCGTCGGCTGGCCGCCGCCCGGCCCGGCCCCGAACAACCCACCGGTGCCCAGGGCCAGCAGCCCCTGCACCAACTGGTAGCCCTCGTCGTACGGCTTGGCGAAGGGGTCGAGCCAGATCTGCGCCCGCACGTAGAAGTTGGCGAACGGCCCACCGATCGCCTCGCCGAGCACGTACGCCAGGTAGGCGCCGCCGAAGAACAGGACCAGACCGATGAGCAGCCAACTGACCCGTTCGGTAGCGATGTAGACCGTCGCCACGAACATGCCGAAGTAGAGCAGGGAGGTGCCCAGGTCCTTCTGGAAGATCAACACCAGCAGGCTGATCACCCAGACCACCACCACCGGACCCAGGTCACGGCCGCGCGGGAAGTCGATGCCGAGGAACCGGTGACTGGCCAGCGAGAGCACCTCGCGCTTGCGGACCAGGTAGTAGGCGAAGAAGGCCAGCAGGGCCAGCTTGGCGAACTCGCCGGGCTGGATCGAGAAGCTGCCGATGCGGATCCAGAGCTTCGCGCCGTTGACCTCGGAAATCCGGTCCGGCAGCACCGCCGGGATCATCACCAGCACGATGCCGGCCAACCCCAGGGTGTACGCGTACCGCGAGATCGAACGGTGGTCGCGTACCAGGACCAGCAGGCCGGCCGCGAGCAGCACCGACAGCAGGGTCCAGGCCAGTTGCCGACCACCGATACCAGCGAAGATGGCCAGGTCGGCCCGCTCCTCCGGGTCGGCGTAGGCCAGGTCCAGCCGGCGCAGGAAGCCGACCCCCAGGCCGTTGAGCAGCGCCACCGCCGGCAGCAGGGCCGGGTCGGCGTGCGGGGCCAGGAACCGGATCGCCACATGGATGCCGAGGAACACGGCGGTGAGCACCGCGGCCGGCACCCAGAAGTTCGGGGTGACCGTGTCGAGCACGTTCGCCTCGACCATCGCGCCGTACGCGGCGACCAGCACCATGGCCAGCAGCAGCAGCGACAGTTCGGCGTTGCGTCGGGACCGGGCCAGGCGTACGCCGGGTCGCTCGCCCGCGTTGGCGGGCGAGGATGCCGGAGTGGCCGCTGCGGTCACGATCGTCCTCGGGTCGGAAGCCGACGCCTACTCGGGCGACCGGCAGGCCGCCGGGTCGACCGTGGGCGTGAAGGCATCGGCGGGTGGGGCGTCCGGTGTGCTCACCGGCGGGGCCAGGGAACTGCTGTCGGGTGCCGGCGAACCGCTGGCGGCCCGGCTCGGCGGAGCGCTCGGCTCCGGGGAGAAGAAGTCCGCCGTGGGGTCGGTGCTCGGGGACGAGGTGGGCGGGCAGAGCGGCTTCAGGTTGACATTCGTCGGGCTGTCCATGGTCAGCTCCGCCAGCCGGCGCTCCGCGTCCGGCTCGCTCCTGGCCGGAATGCCCTGCTTGACCTGCTCCTGAGCGGCGAGGGTGAGGTCGTCCAGCCGAGCGGTGCTGGTGGAATGCACCGAGGAGAGATCCATCCCGGCGATCTCACCCTGGATGCCCCGGAACACGGCCACCTGACCGTCCTCGGTCGCCCCGACGTAGTACTGCCGCTGGGTGTATTCGTACCCGGCGAAGACCCCACCCCCGATGATCACCAGGAGGGCGGCCGTCATCGCCACGGCACGCAGCGGACGGCGGCGGGCCTCCGGCTCGTCGTCATCTCCGGCCGGCTCCTCCGGCGCGGGCGGCCGGGGAGCGGACAGTGCCGAAGCGCGGGCCGCCGGGGTGGAGACGTCCGCCGAGGTCGCCATGCCCCGGTCCCGGGCTGCCGCACCACCCACGATCGGGGCGGCCTCGACGATGTCGCGGTCGGTGGCGTCGGCGATGATCACGGTGATGTTGTCCGGACCGCCGCCACGCAGGGCCAGTTGGACGAGTCGCTCTACGCACTGCTGCGGGTCGGCGTACTCGCGCATGGTCTCGGCGATGGTCTCCGCACTGACCACCCCGGACAGGCCGTCCGAGCAGATCAGGTAGCGGTCCCCCGGCAACACCTGGCGGACGGAGTACTCCGGGTCGATGTCCCGACCGTCGAGGGCCCGGGTCAGCAGCGACCGCTGGGGGTGACTGCTGGCCTCCTCCGGGCTGATCCGACCCTCGTCGACGAGCATCTGGACGTAGGTGTCGTCCTTGGTGATCTGGTTGAAGTCACCGTCACGCAGCAGATAGGCGCGCGAGTCACCGATGTGGACCATCCCCAGCTTGCTGCCGGAGAAGAGGGTCGCGGTGAGTGTGGTGCCCATCCCCTCCAACTGCGGGTTGGCGTCCACTGTCTCGCGGAGCTGTTGGTTGGCGGTGCCCACGGCGGAGCGCAGCGCGTCGACCAGGGCATCCCCAGGGACGTCCTCGTCGAGCGGCGCCATGGCACCGATGACGATGTTGCTGGCGACGTCACCGGCGGCCATACCGCCCATGCCGTCGGCGACGGCGAGTAGCCGCGGTCCGGCGTAGACGGAATCCTGATTGCCGTCTCGGATCAGACCGCGGTCGCTGTGGGCCGCATAGCGCAGGGTCAGAGTCATGGCCGTAATTCGAGAGAGGTGCGGCCGATCCGGATCGGCACGCCGAGGGGTACGGGGGTCGGTCCGGTGACCTTAGCGCGATCGAGGTACGTCCCGTTAGTCGAACCGAGGTCTTCGACGAACCACTGCCCTTCACGGGGCAAGAGCCGGGCGTGTCGCGCCGAGGCGTAGTCGTCCGTGATGACGAGGGTGGAATCCTCGGCCCGACCGATGGTTATCTGAGCCTCGCCCAACGTGATCCTGGTGCCGGCCAGTTGACCGGCGGTCACGACCAGTTGATGCGCCGCCCGTCCCCGCTTCACCTTCGCCGGCTTCGCCGTCGCCTGGCCGGTCGACGCACCTACCGCGCGGGGCGCGGCCACCAGCCGACCGGAGCGGGCCCCGGCGAAGAGGTCCCGCCGGATGACGCCGACCACCGTGAACACGAAAATCCACAGCAGGACGAGAAATCCGAACCGGGCGACGGTGATGACGAGTTCCGGCAAGGCGGATCAGCCGTCCACGCGGAAGGTGAGGGTGGTGGTGCCGAGCTGGATCATGTCGCCGGGGTTCAGCGCCACCGCGGAGACCCGCTGACCGTTGACCATGGTGCCGTTGGTGGAGCCGAGGTCGGTCAGCACAACCTGCCCACCGTCGAAGTCCAGCCGGGCGTGTCGGCGGGAGATGCCGACGTCCGGCAGGCGCAGATTGGCCTGGTCGCCACGACCGATCACGGTCGACCCCATCTGGAGGGGGTAGGTGCGGCCGTCGCCGGAGACCAGTCGCACGTTACGACCGCCGCTGTGCGCCGGCGGCGCGCCGTAGCCGCCGCCCTGGTCGTAGGCGGGGTATCCGGGGGGACCGGCGTCGTAGCCCGGGGCGGCGACCGGGGCGACCTCGCCACCGGTGTAGACCTCGGCGGTGACCCGGAACATGCCGGTGTCCAGCCCTTCCCCGCGCTCGATCTCGACGATCACGTCGCCGTAGACCGTCCACGCCTGCTCGCCGATGAACTCCGCCTGCGACTGGGCCAGTTCCTGGGCCAGCGCGGCGGCGTACGGCGCCAGCCGACTGTGGTCGTACGGCGAGAGATCGATCACGTAGCGGTTGGGCACCAACGTGCGCCCGCCAGCCAGGATGGCCTTGTGCGCCTCGGCCTCCCGCTGCATGGCGTTGAGGATCTCCACGGGGTGCACGACCCCTTTGAAGACCTTGGCGAAAGCTCCTTCGACCAGGCCTTCCAGACGCTTCTCGAAGCGTTGCAGCACGCTCACCGGCTCCTCCTCGGGTCCCGAGGACATGATGGTATCCGTCCAGAGCGCACGCAGCTCACACGCCGCTCGGCCGGCAGGCCAGGCCTCGTTCGGACGGCTCAGGATTGTCGTGCTACTCTTTCGTCCGCCACGAACGGTAACCGCTGGAAGCAGCGAACGCCATTCGCGGCGAAGACCGGAGCCACGTAGCATTGCCGAGGCCCCGCTGGAGACAGCGGAGTCGGGGTTTACTACGCTGACCGAGGTCATGCCACGGGGAAGTGGCGGAATGGCAGACGCGCACGGTTCAGGTCCGTGTGTCCGAAAGGACGTGGGGGTTCAACTCCCCCCTTCCCCACCAGTCGACGAGGGTCTCGCGAATTCGCGGGGCCCTCGCTGCTTATCGGGCATACCGAATGTCACGCTATGCTTCGCTGGTTTCTGCCTCCAACGGACCAGGAGTGGCTCGTGAGTGTCGCATTCGTGACCGGCTCGGGCGGGTTGATCGGCTCTGAGGCGGTCCGGCACTTCGCCGGCCTGGGTCTCGACGTGGTCGGCATCGACAACGACATGCGGCAGGAGTTCTTCGGCGAGGAGGCCTCCACCGCGTGGAACGTACGCCGGCTCACCGACGAGCTGGGTGAGGCGTACTCGCACCACAGCATCGACATCCGGGACCGCAGCGCCCTGGGTGCGCTGTTCCAGCGGTACGGCCGGGACATCGCGGTGGTGATCCACACCGCCGCCCAGCCCTCGCACGACTGGGCGGTACGCGATCCGTTCACCGACTTCGACGTCAACGCCGCGGGCACCCTCAATGTGCTCCAGAACGTCCGCGAACACTGCATCGAGGCGCCGTTCATCCACTGCTCGACCAACAAGGTCTACGGCGACCGGCCGAACAGCCTGCCCCTGGTCGAGTTGGCCACCCGCTGGGAGATCGAGCCGGGGCACCCGTACGAGCGGGGCATCCGGGAGGACATGTCGATCGACGCCTGCCTGCACTCCATCTTCGGGGCCTCCAAGGTCGCGGCGGACGTGATGGTGCAGGAGTACGGCCGGTACTTCGGGATGAAGACGGCCTGCTTCCGGGGCGGCACCCTGACCGGGCCGGCCCACTCCGCCACGGAGTTGCACGGTTTCCTCGGGTACGTGATGCGGGCCAACATGGAGCGCCGCACCTACAAGATCTTCGGCTACCAGGGCAAGCAGGTCCGGGACGCCATCCACAGCTCGGACGTTGTCTCCGCCTTCGAGGCCTTCTTCCGCAACCCCCGCTCGGCAGCGGTCTACAACCTCGGTGGCGGCCGACACTCCAACATCTCCAACCGGGAGGCGTTCGCGCTGGCCGAGCAGATCACCGGCCAGGAGATGATCACCGAGTACGTCGAGGCCAACCGGATCGGCGACCACAAGTGGTGGATCGGCTCCAACGAGGCCTTCCAGGCCGACTACCCGGACTGGAAGCAGGTCTACGACGTACCCATGATCATGCGAGAGATCTACGAGGCCAACGTGGGCAAGTGGGTCCCGACCAGCAACGGCGAGGTCCGGTCGTGAGCAAGCGCAACGTGCTCGGCGTCCTGGTCGACGCCACCGACTACGCGACCGCGACCGAGCAGGTCGTGGCCGCCGCCCAGGAGCGCCGCCCGCTGGCGCTGACCGCGCTCGCCGTGCACGGGGTGATGACCGGGGTGCTGGACCCGGCGCACAACGCCCGGTTGAACTCCTTCGACCTGGTTACCCCGGACGGCCAGCCGGTGCGCTGGGCGCTGAATCTGCTGCACGGGGCGGGCCTGACCGATCGGGTCTACGGGCCCCAACTGACCCTGCATGTGCTGTCCCGCTGCGCCGACGAGGGCCTGCCGGTCTACCTGTACGGCTCGACCGAGGAGACCCTGGCCCGGCTGATTCCCGAACTGGAGCGGATGTTCCCGGCCCTCAAGATCGCCGGGGTGGAGCCCTCCAAGTTCCGTGCCGTGCAGCCGGGGGAGGACGTGGAGATCGCCGACCGGATCAAGGCCAGCGGGGCCCGGCTGGTCCTGGTCGGCCTGGGCTGCCCCCGCCAGGAGGTCTTCACGTACGCGATGCGCCCGCTGCTGGACATGCCCCTGATGGCCGTCGGCGCCGCCTTCGACTACCACGCCGGGCTGCTGCGTCAGCCCCCGCCGTGGATGCAGCGGGCCGGGCTGGAGTGGTTCTGGCGGCTCGGCCTGGAGCCGAAGCGGCTGTGGCGGCGGTATGTGATCCTCAACCCGGCCTACCTGAGCCGGTTGTTCGCGCAGAAGGTCGGCCTGTGGAAGGCCCGGCCGCCCGCGCCGGCGACCGAACGACCGACCGGTTTCGCGGTCTGACCGCACTCCCGCAAGTGTCGACGATCGGGCCCCCGACCAAGTGGTCGAGGGCCCGATGTCGTACGAGGGTCAGAGGTTCAGGGTCCAGGTGTTGAGGTAGCCGGTGTCAGCGCGGTAGACGTCGCGCACCTGAAGGCGCCAGGTGCCGTTCGCCGCCTCGCTGGACAGGTTCACCGTGTAGGTGGTGTTCACGTTGTCCGTGCTGTCGGAACCGCTGCTGTTCTTCAGCCGGTAGGACGAACCGTCCGGGGCGAGCAGGTCGATGACCAGGTCACCACGGTAGGTGTGCACGATGTTCACCGCGACGGTGGAGCTGGACGAGGCGTTGCGGTTGCAGCCGGCGATGGTGATCGAGCTGGTGACCGCCGACCCGGCGTCCGGGATCGACACGTCCGTGCCGTTGGTGCCGGAGCAGCTGCCGCTACCGCTGCCGGTCACCGTCAGGGTGTAGGTGGCGGTCTTGGTGCCGGAGGCCGCGCTACCGGTGATGGTCACCGGGTAGGTGCCGGCCGGGGTGCTGGCCGAGGTGCTGATGGTCAGGGTCGAGGACCCGCCCGAGGTGACCGTGGCCGGGCTGAACGAGGCGGTCGCCCCGGACGGCAGGCCGCTGGCCGAGAGGCTTACCGACTGGGCCGAGCCGTTGGTGGTGGCGGTGGACACCGAGGCGGTCGCCGAACCGCCCGGCGCGACCGAACCCGAGGTCGGCGAGACCGAGACCGAGAAGTCGTTGGTCGGCGGCGGGGTGCTGCCGTTGACCACGTAGAGCAGCTGGTTGGGGGTACCGGTGCCCACGTTGCTGATCACGTTCGGGGTGGAGTTGTTGACCAGGTAGTCCCGCACCTGCTGGTTGCTCCAGGACGGGTTGGCCGAGAGCACCAGGGCGGCGGCACCGGCGACATGCGGCGAGGCCATCGAGGTACCGCTGATGGTGTTCGTCGAGGTGTCGTTGGTGATCCACGGGGCCGTGATGCTCACGCCGGGCGCCAGGATGTCGACGCAGGTGCCGAAGTTGGAGAAACTGGCGGCGGCGTCGTTGTTCTGGGTGGCGCCGACCGTGATCGCCGGTGCGGTTCGGGCCGGGGAGTAGTTGCAGGCGTTCTGCCGGACCCCGAGGCTGTTGCCGTTACCGGCGGCCACCACGAAGGTGACACCGGAGTTGATCGAGTTGATCACCGCGTTGTCGAGGGTGGTGTTCGCCCCGCCACCGAGGCTCATGTTGGCCACGGCGGGCTTGACCGCGTTCGCGGTGACCCAGTCGACCCCGGCGATGACCCCGGCGTTGGTGCCGCTGCCGGAGCAGTTGAGCACCTTGACGGCCACCAGTCGGGTCGCCTTGGCGACGCCGTACGCGGTGCCGCCGACCGTACCGGCGACGTGGGTGCCGTGGCCGTTGCAGTCGGTGTTGTTGGAGTCGACCGCGTTGGTGCCCCAGGTCGCCCGGCCGCCGAAGTCCGAGTGGGAGGTCCGGATGCCGGTGTCGATGATGTACGAGGTCACGTTCGAGGCCGTATTGGGGTACGTGTAGGAGCTGTTCAGCGGCAGGTTGCGCTGGTCGATGCGGTCCAGGCCCCAGGACGGGGGGTTGGTCTGGGTGGCCGCCAGTTGCACGGTGTGGTTCTGCTCGACGTACGCCACCGCCGGATCCGCGGCGATCCGGGCCGCCGCCTTGGCGCTGATCCGCAGCTCGGCGCCCCGGATGGCGGTGCTGTAGGTGCGGGCCGTGGCTCCACCGTGGCGGCGCAGCAGGCGTTCCACCGAGGAACCGACCGCGGTACGGCTCACCTCGCTGTCCTTGAACACGACGATGTAGCTGTCCTTGACGGCGGTGGCGCCGCCGGCGCTTCGGATGGTGCCGACCGGTTCGGCGGCCATGGCCGGCGTCGCTGCCGCCACCATGGCCAACGCAGCCAACCCGACGAGAACGGACCTTTGTGGAAGAGCCATCTTCCTACTACCTCCCTCTCATCGACAGCCTTCGTCACCTGCTCGGGACAGCTAGATCGAAGGATGCCGATCAAGAAGAGGGTAGTTCGAGGTGTTCAACCAGATAAACATGTCGGATCACCCATAACACGAAGCGATGGTCCCCCTACGGGTACGGGTACGGGAGGGACCGGGGACCAACCCGGATTCGCCGACACGAAAAACGGGCAAGGCTGACCGGTATGCAGAACCACTTGGTCCTCCTGCTCCCGGTCGCAGTCGTCTGGTGGGCCGCCGGCTACCTCGCGGAGGGGCTGCCCCGGATGCGGCACGCGCGCGGGCTGCGCCGACACACCGGCTGGCTGCTCGGATTGACCCTGGTCGGGCTCGGTCTGACGGTGGCTCTGCCGATCGCCGGCCTGACCACCGCCGGTGCCACCCTGGCCGACCGGGCCGCCGGTGGCCTGGCCCTGGCCGCCCTGCCCGCGTTGACGGTGGCGATCTGCACCGTACGCCGGGTGCGTCGGCTCCGGGCCGGAGCGGGGGCACTGGCCGCCACCGCCACGACCCCGGCCCCGCACGGGCTGCGGGCCGCCGCCGCCCATCCGATGATCGGGCTGCCGTTGCAGGTGACCGGACTGGCCCTGCTGCCCGCCCTGATCGCGGCCAGCGGCGTCGGTCAGTTCTTCGGCCCCGGTGCCACCGGACCGGCGGTCACCATCGGAGTGTTGGGCGTGGTGGCCATCGGGGTCCGCCACGCGCTGCGGCACAACCGGCTGGCCGAGCGGGCCATGCCGCAGCGGGCCGTCAGCTCACCGAGCCCGGCCCGTGCCCTGCACGTATAGCAGTTCCAGGATCGCCCGGGTCGCCTCGAACCAGCGGTCGAGCCAGCCCGGCGGCGGCACACTGCCCCTGGGGGGCAACTCCAGCAGCAGGCCGCGCAGCAGCGGATGATCCGCCAGGGAGCCCTCGTCCATGGTCGACCAACCGGCCGCCGGGAAGGACGGCTCGGTGAGCGGATTGGGGTCCAGCGACGGCAGGGTGAGCGGCGAAGCCGCCGGCTCGCCCGTCGGGCTGGCCTCCCGCCCAGGGTGTTCGGGGTCCGTAGAGACCACCTCGGTCAACACGGTGTCCCGCCGAGCCCCGCGATATTTCCCACCGAACCGCTCCGGCTTGCCCGGCCCGTTGGTGAGGTTGTCCGACCCGATACTCGTCATCGTCTCGCCTGCCTCGTTCGGATACCCGCCCTGCTCGGGGGGATGTCGACCAGCGCGTACCGAGAGGTACAACGAGACGGACACGAAGTGGCGACGGCAGCCGTGCCGACCGTCGGCACGAACTGGTCCCCGACCGGACGAGCCGATCGGGGACCAGTCACTACTACGGGATCAGTCCCGTCCGAAGACGCCGTCCCGTGTGCCGGCGACGAAGGCGCGCCAGTCACCCGGGGCGAAGACCAGGGCCGGTCCGGCCTTGTCCTTCGAATCCCGGACGCCGACCGCCCCGGTCACATACGCCACCTCAACGCAGTTGTCACAGTTCGGCCCGCTCTTCGAGCTCTTGAACCAGTGCGCCTGCGTCAGGTTCACGGGGAATCCTTGCGTCGCCATTTCCACAGCGGCTCCTCTGCCAGTTTTGCGATGTACCCGACGGACTCCTCCGGACGCATGGCCGCTGCTCGAATGTGATCGAAGATGAAGTTGTACTTCTGTAGTTCGTCGCTCTTCTCCAGGAAGAGCCCACCCGTGGCGTTCTCCGCGTACACGACATCCGGATCACCGGGTTCAGGGAAGCCCAGAATCGTGAAGGTGCCGTCCATGCCGGCGTGAGCTCCCACCTCGAAGGGCAGGACCTGCAACGTCACGTTCGGCAGCTTGGCCACCTCCACCAACTGCTGGAGCTGAGCGCGCATCACCGCGTCCCCGCCCACCGGACGGCTCATCACCGCCTCATCGAGCACCACCCACAGATCGACCGGATCGTCCTGCGTCAACAACGACTGACGACCGAGTCGGACACGCACTCGTTGCCGCACCTGTTCCTCGGTGAAGTCAGGGCGGGCCGCACGGATCATCGCGCTGGCGTAGTCCTCGGTCTCCAGTAGGCCCGGAACGACCTGCTGCTCGTACGCACGGATCGAGCTGGCCGCGGCCTCCAGGCCCACGTACGCCCCGACCAGAACCGTGCTGTACGGATGCCACCATCCCTTCTGCCGCGCCTCCCGCGCGATCTGCACCAACTCGTCGCTCTCGGCGCCGACCACCCCGTAGATGCGGAGCATGTCCCGAACGTCCCGGGGGGTCGCGGTCGTGTGGC from Micromonospora sp. NBC_01739 includes:
- a CDS encoding helix-turn-helix domain-containing protein — translated: MSERRSPTIRRRRLGAELRRQRETAGITIEAVAEQLECSASKISRIETGHTTATPRDVRDMLRIYGVVGAESDELVQIAREARQKGWWHPYSTVLVGAYVGLEAAASSIRAYEQQVVPGLLETEDYASAMIRAARPDFTEEQVRQRVRVRLGRQSLLTQDDPVDLWVVLDEAVMSRPVGGDAVMRAQLQQLVEVAKLPNVTLQVLPFEVGAHAGMDGTFTILGFPEPGDPDVVYAENATGGLFLEKSDELQKYNFIFDHIRAAAMRPEESVGYIAKLAEEPLWKWRRKDSP